From Saprospiraceae bacterium, one genomic window encodes:
- a CDS encoding cytochrome c — MINLIYTFAILAMISYPTCKDSPAKQDTGETLYRRYCVTCHGIQGDLMTNGARDLNQSLLNLEERVLIITEGRNVMTGFRGTLTDNQIRMVAEYSMGFTNRAGGSKQK, encoded by the coding sequence ATGATAAATCTGATTTATACATTTGCCATTTTGGCAATGATCAGCTATCCAACTTGCAAGGATTCCCCGGCCAAACAAGATACAGGGGAAACTTTGTACCGGCGATATTGTGTGACCTGCCATGGAATCCAGGGGGATCTGATGACCAATGGCGCCAGAGATCTCAATCAATCTCTTCTCAACCTTGAAGAGCGTGTATTGATTATCACTGAAGGCAGAAATGTGATGACAGGATTCAGAGGTACACTCACAGACAACCAGATTCGAATGGTGGCTGAATATTCAATGGGATTTACAAACCGTGCCGGTGGATCAAAGCAAAAGTAA